In Symmachiella dynata, the following are encoded in one genomic region:
- the bshB1 gene encoding bacillithiol biosynthesis deacetylase BshB1: MTDPETPLDLLVVAPHPDDAEISVGGTILLSRQQGLRVGVVELTSGEPTPHGTPAIRQRETAAATEVLGLDFRENLGLPNRSLEHTLQARRALAGVFRRTRPQTILAPYWDDAHPDHVVASALCDAARFWSKLSRTDLPAEPFWPPRILYFWSIHLRIHPKPSLVLDISEHIETKMESIRCYESQVITDRSTEFPTILDDIRDRARYWGWTIGKGYGEPFASREEIGLGSLESLI; the protein is encoded by the coding sequence ATGACTGATCCGGAAACCCCGCTCGATCTGCTTGTCGTTGCTCCGCACCCCGATGATGCGGAAATCAGTGTCGGCGGCACCATCCTGCTCAGTCGGCAACAGGGACTGCGGGTCGGTGTTGTGGAACTGACCAGCGGAGAACCGACGCCGCACGGCACACCGGCAATTCGCCAACGCGAAACTGCCGCTGCTACAGAAGTGCTGGGGCTCGATTTTCGCGAAAACCTGGGACTCCCCAACCGCAGCCTAGAACATACCTTGCAAGCGCGGCGGGCATTGGCCGGCGTGTTTCGGCGGACACGTCCGCAAACGATCTTGGCTCCGTACTGGGATGATGCACACCCCGATCATGTTGTGGCGAGTGCGCTCTGTGATGCGGCTCGGTTCTGGTCGAAACTCTCGCGGACCGATCTGCCGGCCGAGCCATTTTGGCCACCGCGCATCCTCTATTTTTGGAGCATCCATCTGCGGATCCACCCGAAGCCATCGCTGGTGCTCGATATCAGTGAGCACATCGAGACCAAAATGGAATCGATTCGTTGTTACGAAAGCCAAGTCATTACTGACAGGTCCACGGAGTTCCCCACGATTCTTGACGACATTCGAGATCGCGCGCGGTATTGGGGTTGGACCATCGGCAAGGGATACGGTGAGCCGTTTGCCAGCCGTGAGGAAATTGGGCTGGGCAGTCTGGAATCGCTGATTTGA
- a CDS encoding lactate racemase domain-containing protein: MSISLHYGQRRVYECDCDPSQLQAQLALPHPTADFDADLKTAFEQPLDFPPLSQCVVPGDKVVLAVDHHTPRAAEIVAGVCEILIACGIEPGDVTILQPASSGNGLLIDPRSRLADTIQAQVEWEIHDPADENQNAYVATTAGGQRIYLSRNLVEADFVLSIGQITFDPVMGYRGTNSVFYPGLSSADAFGRAQGQGHSELGPDEERPFRQLVDEVAWLLGTQVSVQVIAAGRGEVLTVLSGANESVLRRGISLLGDHWRLQVDERAEVVVAAVSADAGGHSWDQVGTAVANARRLVTRGGRIVILSELSAEPGDGMQLIRGSDEPRDAIQPLCDLSPPDLIPALQLADALGWAEVHLLSNVRDSIVLELHMQPLASESAVDAIVAEAASCIFLDGAQHAYGNVRS, from the coding sequence GTGTCCATTTCACTGCACTACGGCCAACGCCGCGTTTATGAATGTGATTGCGATCCGTCGCAACTCCAAGCGCAATTAGCGCTTCCGCATCCTACGGCTGATTTCGACGCGGATCTCAAGACCGCTTTCGAGCAGCCGCTCGATTTTCCTCCACTGTCGCAGTGCGTCGTGCCCGGCGACAAAGTGGTACTGGCTGTCGACCATCACACTCCGCGGGCGGCGGAGATTGTCGCTGGTGTCTGCGAGATTCTCATCGCTTGCGGCATCGAACCGGGCGATGTGACGATTTTGCAGCCTGCCTCATCAGGCAATGGTTTATTGATCGATCCCCGCAGTCGGTTGGCCGATACGATCCAAGCGCAAGTCGAATGGGAAATCCACGACCCGGCCGATGAAAACCAGAATGCGTATGTCGCCACGACGGCGGGAGGCCAGCGGATTTATCTTTCCCGCAATTTGGTCGAAGCCGATTTTGTGCTGAGCATCGGTCAAATCACCTTCGATCCGGTCATGGGATATCGCGGAACCAATAGCGTGTTCTATCCAGGGCTCTCCTCGGCCGATGCATTTGGCCGTGCGCAGGGACAGGGGCACAGCGAACTCGGTCCCGATGAAGAACGCCCCTTTCGGCAACTTGTCGATGAAGTTGCTTGGTTGCTCGGCACGCAGGTCAGTGTGCAGGTGATCGCTGCCGGGCGTGGCGAAGTCTTGACCGTGTTGAGCGGAGCCAACGAGTCGGTGTTGCGACGCGGCATTTCATTGTTGGGTGATCATTGGCGGCTGCAAGTCGATGAACGTGCCGAGGTCGTGGTGGCGGCCGTTAGCGCGGATGCGGGAGGACATAGCTGGGATCAAGTCGGAACAGCAGTGGCCAATGCCCGTCGGCTGGTCACGCGGGGCGGCCGGATTGTGATCCTTTCGGAATTGTCCGCCGAGCCGGGCGATGGCATGCAGCTGATCCGTGGCAGTGACGAACCTCGCGATGCGATTCAACCGCTCTGTGATTTGTCTCCACCAGACCTCATTCCAGCCCTGCAATTGGCTGATGCCCTCGGCTGGGCGGAGGTGCATCTGTTGAGCAACGTCCGTGACAGTATCGTCTTGGAATTGCATATGCAGCCGTTGGCCAGTGAGAGTGCTGTTGATGCGATCGTTGCCGAGGCGGCATCCTGTATTTTTCTGGATGGGGCGCAACACGCGTACGGGAACGTGCGGTCTTAA
- a CDS encoding RNA polymerase sigma factor, producing the protein MPEPEPVTNNDDRLMIEIQAGNSCAFEELVDCYQAPLIGFFFRNTRDRQMSEDLTQETLLRVYNQSWDYLPMGRFRGWMYRIARNLMIDSIRRQSHDALIRAVQSRDEDDNALARLVGEVVSPEDQTHVKELAQIVDNLLQQLPELQRTTFVMHHYAGLTLSEVADATETTTSTAKSRLRLAREKLQEKLLSRGVRGPAEDY; encoded by the coding sequence GTGCCGGAGCCGGAACCAGTCACCAACAACGACGATCGCCTGATGATCGAGATTCAGGCCGGGAATTCCTGCGCCTTTGAAGAGCTGGTCGACTGTTACCAAGCACCGCTGATTGGTTTTTTCTTCCGGAATACGCGCGACCGGCAAATGTCCGAAGATTTGACGCAAGAAACCCTACTGCGAGTCTACAATCAATCGTGGGATTACCTTCCCATGGGACGGTTTCGCGGGTGGATGTATCGCATCGCCCGCAACTTGATGATCGACAGCATTCGCCGACAGTCACACGACGCACTGATTCGCGCGGTGCAGTCCCGCGACGAAGACGACAACGCTCTGGCGCGGCTGGTGGGTGAGGTTGTTTCTCCTGAAGATCAGACACACGTGAAGGAATTGGCACAAATCGTCGACAATTTGCTGCAACAATTGCCCGAATTGCAGCGAACGACCTTTGTCATGCATCACTACGCTGGTTTGACGCTCTCAGAAGTGGCCGATGCCACGGAGACGACGACCTCGACCGCCAAAAGCCGGTTGCGGTTGGCACGTGAAAAACTCCAAGAAAAATTACTCTCCCGCGGCGTGCGCGGCCCGGCCGAGGACTATTGA
- a CDS encoding PspA/IM30 family protein produces MTYFSRLSDIVTCNLNELLDREADPQAAILSILREMEAGVAGANRSVATATSNQQRIQSEIDEHRRHIAHWQDKAREELSAGHEEAARRALMRKREVEDLIAGLQQQHTAAVSTSEQLETTRRALEARLAEARRLQEQILSQSNASSANDTVDNLLNDTQVLGAEPDDNESNEVPTGRDPVIEDELAALRRELEQKD; encoded by the coding sequence ATGACCTATTTCAGCCGGCTCAGTGACATAGTCACCTGTAATTTGAACGAACTGCTTGATCGAGAGGCCGACCCGCAAGCGGCCATCTTGAGTATCCTCCGCGAAATGGAAGCGGGTGTTGCCGGCGCCAATCGTAGCGTCGCGACCGCGACCTCGAACCAACAGCGGATTCAATCAGAAATCGACGAACACCGCCGACACATCGCACATTGGCAGGACAAAGCCCGCGAGGAACTGTCAGCCGGCCACGAGGAAGCAGCACGACGTGCGCTGATGCGAAAACGGGAAGTCGAAGACTTGATTGCTGGGCTGCAGCAGCAACACACCGCCGCTGTCTCCACTAGCGAGCAATTAGAAACCACCCGCCGCGCCCTAGAAGCACGACTTGCCGAAGCGCGGCGGCTGCAAGAACAAATCTTGAGCCAATCCAACGCATCGTCAGCCAACGACACCGTTGACAATCTGCTCAACGACACCCAAGTCCTCGGCGCAGAACCGGATGACAACGAATCCAACGAGGTTCCCACCGGACGCGATCCCGTCATCGAAGACGAACTCGCCGCCCTGCGCCGCGAATTGGAACAAAAGGATTAG
- the fhcD gene encoding formylmethanofuran--tetrahydromethanopterin N-formyltransferase, with protein sequence MTTTAELTLNGVSIVDTFAEAFPTMAARVIVTAANAHWADVAGTVMTGYATSVIACDAEAAVESVLAADETPDGRPGVSVLVFAFNRDALAKAVVGRVGQCVLTCPTTACYNGLLDTPTDKQFSVGGQLRFFGDSFQQSKKIGTQRLWRIPVMDGEFVCEDRFGSLKGVAGGNLIIAGRSPQAALSASEAAVTAIREIPNVILPFPGGIVRSGSKVGSRYKKLNASTNDAYCPTLRGMTDLAIPETVEAVYEIVIDGLAADDVQAAMRAGLHAACSVEEIEMVTAGNYGGKLGPHHFHLKELL encoded by the coding sequence ATGACGACGACCGCTGAGCTAACTTTGAATGGCGTTTCCATTGTGGATACGTTTGCCGAGGCGTTTCCGACGATGGCGGCGCGGGTGATCGTAACGGCTGCCAATGCCCATTGGGCTGATGTGGCTGGCACGGTGATGACCGGCTATGCGACCAGCGTGATTGCCTGCGACGCCGAAGCTGCGGTCGAAAGCGTGCTTGCGGCCGATGAAACGCCCGATGGGCGGCCGGGGGTGAGCGTGTTGGTTTTTGCCTTCAATCGCGATGCTTTGGCCAAGGCCGTTGTGGGACGTGTCGGGCAATGCGTGCTAACGTGCCCGACGACTGCTTGTTACAACGGCCTGTTGGATACACCAACGGACAAACAGTTCTCCGTCGGCGGGCAATTGCGTTTTTTCGGCGACTCGTTTCAACAATCTAAAAAAATCGGCACGCAACGGCTTTGGCGGATCCCGGTGATGGATGGCGAATTTGTTTGCGAAGATCGTTTTGGATCGCTCAAGGGGGTCGCGGGCGGCAATCTCATTATCGCGGGACGTTCTCCCCAAGCCGCCTTGTCCGCATCCGAAGCGGCGGTGACTGCGATTCGTGAAATCCCCAACGTGATCCTGCCGTTTCCCGGCGGGATTGTCCGTAGCGGCAGTAAGGTTGGGTCGCGCTATAAAAAACTCAACGCCAGCACGAACGATGCCTATTGCCCGACACTGCGCGGCATGACTGACTTGGCGATTCCCGAAACCGTGGAAGCGGTCTATGAAATCGTCATTGATGGCTTAGCGGCCGACGATGTTCAGGCAGCCATGCGCGCGGGCTTGCACGCCGCTTGCAGTGTGGAAGAAATCGAAATGGTGACGGCCGGAAACTACGGCGGAAAACTTGGCCCGCACCATTTTCATCTGAAGGAACTGCTGTAA
- a CDS encoding right-handed parallel beta-helix repeat-containing protein: MRIRSLLLIAATISLIFSGTITNAFAGKGANTKAIAEVASGKRTTANAAWWGFDAEDATDTLQAAIDSGAKKVIVPYMGQPWIVRPIKLHGNLELVFQPGVLVLAKAGEFHGGGDSLIRAEDVSDITIRGYGATLRMRKKDYQQPPYEKAEWRMGVRIVGCQRVNILGLRVESSGGDGIYIGSSGKNRWCTDITIRDCVCHDNHRQGISVISAENLLVENCILSGTDGTAPEAGIDLEPDSPDERLMNCVVRNCVMEDNSGHGILVYLKPLTAESEPVSVRFENCLTRMGKPGMTADDFTDPQMRGWAGMAVGTARDDGPQGLIEFINCTSENTGKEGAKIFDKSAKSVKVRFVDCNWRNSWVARHQDYGGPRPAVFFHLRRPEIVTAPGGVEFVNCHLYYDAIGPALDYVDDHGGHDLQDVTGQITLHRQHKVPNQLGDEANRVQLQLIEVEK; this comes from the coding sequence GTGCGAATTCGCTCATTGCTGCTGATAGCTGCTACGATTTCACTGATCTTTTCCGGAACGATCACGAACGCCTTTGCGGGCAAAGGTGCTAATACGAAGGCGATTGCCGAAGTCGCATCGGGGAAACGGACCACTGCCAACGCGGCTTGGTGGGGTTTTGATGCTGAGGATGCCACCGATACGTTGCAAGCTGCCATTGATTCGGGCGCCAAAAAGGTCATTGTCCCCTACATGGGGCAACCCTGGATTGTGCGTCCGATCAAGTTGCATGGAAATCTGGAGTTGGTGTTTCAGCCCGGTGTGTTAGTGTTGGCCAAGGCGGGAGAATTCCACGGCGGTGGAGACTCGTTGATCCGCGCTGAGGACGTATCGGACATCACCATTCGGGGGTACGGTGCGACGCTCCGCATGCGTAAGAAGGATTACCAACAGCCGCCTTATGAAAAAGCGGAATGGCGGATGGGTGTGCGTATTGTCGGCTGCCAGCGGGTCAATATTTTGGGACTGCGTGTTGAGAGTTCGGGCGGCGACGGAATTTATATCGGCTCCAGCGGGAAAAATCGTTGGTGCACGGATATTACGATTCGCGATTGCGTCTGTCACGACAACCACCGTCAAGGAATTAGTGTGATCAGTGCGGAAAACCTTTTGGTTGAAAATTGCATCCTCTCGGGGACGGATGGGACCGCTCCGGAAGCGGGGATCGATCTCGAACCGGATAGCCCGGATGAGCGGTTGATGAATTGCGTGGTCCGTAACTGTGTGATGGAGGACAACTCGGGGCATGGGATTTTGGTGTATCTCAAGCCGCTGACAGCGGAGTCGGAACCGGTCTCGGTGCGGTTTGAAAACTGTCTCACGCGGATGGGCAAACCGGGCATGACAGCGGATGATTTCACCGATCCCCAGATGCGCGGTTGGGCCGGCATGGCGGTTGGAACAGCGCGGGATGACGGGCCGCAAGGTCTGATCGAATTCATCAACTGCACCTCGGAAAATACCGGCAAAGAAGGCGCGAAGATCTTCGACAAATCGGCCAAGAGCGTGAAGGTCCGGTTTGTGGATTGCAACTGGCGAAACTCTTGGGTCGCACGGCACCAGGATTATGGTGGACCGCGGCCCGCCGTTTTCTTTCACCTACGACGGCCCGAAATCGTCACCGCCCCGGGTGGGGTCGAATTCGTCAACTGTCATCTGTACTACGACGCGATTGGCCCGGCTTTGGATTATGTCGATGATCACGGCGGGCATGATTTGCAGGACGTCACCGGGCAGATCACACTACACCGGCAACACAAAGTCCCCAACCAACTGGGGGACGAGGCAAATCGTGTTCAACTGCAGTTGATTGAAGTTGAAAAATAG
- a CDS encoding UbiD family decarboxylase — protein sequence MPYDHLADFLSDLHDSGELIRVAAEVDPVLEIAAITDRITQSADGGPALLFENVKQTALPVAVNLLGSEKRMCRALGVADVEEVAHRVSGLIRPALPDGWLEKLKLLPQFSQLTNLPPKTVATAISQQVVKVGRDIDLGELPQLHCRPKETAPFITRGQIHTVDPVTGTRHVGNVPLEIRGATSALVHWTPHDVGFQNFRKTCQLGKQTPVAVSLGGDPLLDFICTLPLPADSDPLVFGGFLRDKNIEVVACRSVELQAPAHAEIVLEGYIDALQELQPGSEFGSRTGFYSPRMPRPLLQLTALTHRANPVFPTTVYGQPPREEYWMNRAVQRIFRPLIKLFLPEIEDFHLPRSGAGRNICFVSINKTYPQQARKVMNGIWSLNQLMYSKLVVVVDAGVDLHNEEQVWFQVGANLDPARDVFQTSGPADYLDHANAIAGTGAKIGLDATTKFPEETQSRPWPSQLDMPQEIVDLIERRWPEYKIGQIPTREDENPPQNS from the coding sequence ATGCCGTACGATCATCTCGCTGATTTTTTGTCCGACCTCCACGATTCCGGCGAGTTGATCCGCGTGGCGGCTGAGGTCGATCCTGTTCTGGAAATCGCCGCAATCACCGACCGCATCACACAGTCCGCGGATGGCGGTCCGGCACTCCTCTTCGAAAACGTCAAACAGACCGCGCTCCCGGTAGCAGTCAATCTGCTGGGCAGCGAAAAACGGATGTGCCGCGCTCTGGGGGTTGCCGATGTCGAAGAGGTGGCTCACCGCGTCTCCGGCTTGATCCGACCCGCACTTCCCGACGGTTGGTTGGAGAAGCTCAAATTATTGCCGCAGTTTTCGCAACTGACAAACCTGCCTCCCAAAACCGTTGCTACGGCAATCAGCCAACAGGTGGTCAAAGTCGGCCGCGACATCGATCTGGGAGAACTACCGCAACTGCACTGCCGACCGAAAGAGACAGCGCCGTTTATTACCCGCGGACAGATTCATACTGTCGATCCCGTGACCGGGACGCGGCATGTCGGCAACGTGCCGTTGGAGATCCGGGGAGCGACCTCGGCACTGGTGCATTGGACGCCGCACGATGTTGGTTTTCAAAATTTCCGAAAAACCTGCCAGCTTGGCAAGCAGACCCCCGTGGCGGTTTCGCTGGGAGGCGACCCACTGCTAGATTTCATCTGCACGCTGCCACTGCCGGCTGATAGCGACCCATTGGTATTCGGCGGATTTTTGCGGGACAAAAATATCGAGGTCGTTGCCTGTCGCAGTGTGGAATTGCAGGCCCCCGCACATGCGGAAATCGTCCTCGAAGGCTACATCGATGCTCTGCAGGAACTGCAACCGGGGAGCGAATTTGGCAGTCGGACCGGGTTTTATTCGCCCCGCATGCCGCGACCATTGTTGCAGCTCACCGCACTCACGCATCGCGCCAATCCGGTCTTCCCCACGACGGTGTACGGCCAACCACCACGTGAAGAGTATTGGATGAACCGTGCCGTCCAGCGCATTTTTCGGCCGTTGATCAAATTGTTCCTGCCCGAGATCGAGGATTTTCACCTACCCCGCAGCGGAGCAGGGCGGAACATCTGTTTCGTCTCAATCAATAAAACCTATCCGCAACAGGCTCGCAAAGTGATGAACGGCATCTGGAGTCTGAACCAATTGATGTACAGCAAGCTGGTGGTGGTGGTCGATGCCGGCGTTGATTTGCACAATGAGGAGCAAGTCTGGTTTCAAGTCGGCGCGAACCTGGATCCCGCGCGGGACGTCTTTCAAACCAGCGGCCCAGCCGACTACCTGGACCATGCCAACGCAATTGCCGGAACCGGGGCCAAAATCGGCCTGGATGCAACCACCAAATTCCCCGAAGAGACCCAATCACGCCCCTGGCCGTCGCAATTGGACATGCCGCAAGAAATCGTCGACCTCATCGAACGTCGCTGGCCGGAGTACAAAATCGGCCAGATTCCCACACGAGAAGACGAAAATCCGCCACAAAACAGCTAA
- a CDS encoding tyrosine-type recombinase/integrase, which produces MSAWVKQKKWQVEKHGEKKASWYAEWNEPDGTRRAKSCGTGSRGKRAAERLAARIREELITGTYQREERKTWDEFRQRYEADIKSRLRPASVRSAKEALSHLERIIKPKQASSVTAERISEFVRVRKTERGKKKKSKVSPATVNGNLRCIKAALRLAHEWGYIKTVPRFRMEKEPKKLPNYVTPEHFALMYQSAGAATKPAEAPYPIADWWRALLITAQMTGWRIGELLSLRWDDVDLDAGTAITRHSDNKGGRDEKVALHPIVIEHIRPLRAFVPCVFQWDHDRRTLDVEFAKIQDAAGIKLPCRDSGDPRHGKCTDACYRYGFHDERRAFATLNAENMTREALQVLMRHKSANTTDRYINMARQIKPAVANLHVPALSQQQLNDRSKMAN; this is translated from the coding sequence ATGAGCGCATGGGTTAAACAGAAAAAGTGGCAGGTCGAAAAGCATGGCGAGAAAAAAGCTTCATGGTATGCCGAATGGAACGAACCAGACGGCACACGGCGCGCCAAAAGTTGCGGAACGGGGAGCCGTGGTAAGCGCGCTGCCGAACGATTGGCCGCCCGGATACGCGAGGAGTTGATCACTGGCACTTATCAGCGCGAGGAGCGTAAGACGTGGGACGAATTCCGCCAGCGGTACGAAGCCGACATCAAATCGCGACTACGTCCGGCGAGTGTTCGTTCGGCCAAAGAGGCGTTGTCGCATCTTGAACGGATCATCAAGCCCAAGCAGGCATCGTCCGTCACTGCGGAGCGAATCAGCGAATTCGTGCGCGTGCGGAAAACGGAACGTGGTAAAAAGAAAAAAAGTAAGGTTTCCCCCGCGACGGTCAACGGCAATTTGCGATGTATTAAGGCCGCGTTGAGACTTGCCCATGAGTGGGGATATATTAAGACGGTCCCCCGGTTCCGAATGGAAAAGGAGCCGAAGAAACTGCCGAACTACGTCACGCCAGAACACTTCGCCCTGATGTACCAATCTGCGGGCGCGGCAACGAAACCCGCCGAAGCTCCCTACCCCATCGCGGATTGGTGGCGCGCGTTGCTGATTACCGCCCAAATGACCGGTTGGCGAATTGGGGAGTTGTTATCGCTCAGGTGGGACGACGTCGATCTCGATGCTGGCACCGCGATCACGCGGCATTCTGACAATAAAGGGGGCCGCGACGAAAAGGTTGCGTTGCATCCAATCGTCATCGAGCATATCCGACCGCTGAGGGCTTTCGTCCCGTGTGTCTTCCAATGGGACCACGACCGTCGGACGCTGGACGTCGAATTTGCCAAAATTCAGGACGCTGCGGGGATTAAGCTGCCGTGCCGCGACTCTGGCGATCCCCGGCACGGGAAATGCACCGATGCCTGCTACCGTTACGGCTTCCACGATGAGCGGAGAGCATTCGCGACGTTGAACGCCGAGAATATGACCCGCGAGGCCCTGCAGGTCTTGATGCGCCACAAATCGGCTAACACGACCGACCGGTACATCAACATGGCGCGGCAGATTAAACCGGCGGTGGCCAATCTTCACGTGCCGGCGTTGTCTCAACAACAACTGAACGATCGCTCAAAAATGGCAAACTGA